The DNA sequence CTGAAGATATACTTAGAACCTTGCGGGTTAGGGTCGCATAAAGGCTTTCAAGCGCTTGTCATACTGATTCTGAAGGTCACTTAACGATAGGATTCTCCAATTTCAACTTATACAcacatattcatttttctgtTACTCATGATGATCAAAAGCTCTAATGGATTGAAATTGACACGAATCCTGTTAATTCGAGCCAACAACAGTCATAAATTAGCCTTTTCATGTGAATGTGTGGCCGTCAATCATTCAGGAGCTATGGATTTCTTATTAAATGCCATACTGTTTATTGCACTGAATCCCTTGCACCGAGGTACCCAAACAAACACTCTTACGCGTATGTCCAAATTACTTAAATATCTTCTCATATATCGTATCTCTAGTGTCTGGCCTGGTAGTTTATAACCCCAAGAACCCGATTCGTCGGGAATCTTTGCAAGGTAAGGTTCAAgcagaggaagaggagaaacGATGGCACCGGGCTCAATCGACCAGACATAcccatttcaatgaaagtGAATTTTTAGGTAACCCGCAAAACcagtcattttttgccaacgTGAGCTTTGAGTTTTGTCAAATGtttcaggaccaggagagaTTCCCTTGGAACAAGTCCGAGATTTAGAGTCGTTCCTTCTAGGGGCTCAATTTGGCCAGAAATTTAAGAGTCGTTCTCTTGGGAACTTACCGAACAACCTGAAAGGTTCTGAACACAAAGACAAAAATGCTTTGAGACACCGAGGTTATGGAGGTTCCACATCGACATCAAGGACACCGGGTAAGTAAGACATTGGCAAGGTCGAGATGGATTGGATCTAACGGTCTGTGGCGCTTTTAGATCCTAATCCTTGGAAAACTGCCCGAGTTATTCCATATCAAGGACCAAGGGCACCAATGCCACCTTCTGGAACGCTGAAGGTCGTTCCATACCCGTTCAGTGAGTGCTAATGGCCTCGTAGAAACCAATGACGAACCTTACATTGTTACTCAATTTTCAGCAACTACTCCAGAGCCTCGAAAGAGGGGTCCAACATTGATCCTGGAAACCAGTATCGTCACAAGCGTGACCCCTACCAATACCTCTGCTATGCCTCAATGGTTCCATTCCAACGAAACTGATGAACAATCAGTCCCATTATTAACCCAGAAACTGGAACACGTGGATACACCAGAATACTACGACCAATTCGATACCTTGCCTCCCAACGAGAGTGATAATTTGAACGACTTGTCATTCCTACCCAAGCTCTCGAACATCTCAAATCTTACCTTGTCCCAACTTGAAGACGGAAATCTGACCCTCAA is a window from the Tigriopus californicus strain San Diego chromosome 2, Tcal_SD_v2.1, whole genome shotgun sequence genome containing:
- the LOC131876958 gene encoding uncharacterized protein LOC131876958; translation: MMIKSSNGLKLTRILLIRANNSHKLAFSCECVAVNHSGAMDFLLNAILFIALNPLHRVSGLVVYNPKNPIRRESLQGKVQAEEEEKRWHRAQSTRHTHFNESEFLGPGEIPLEQVRDLESFLLGAQFGQKFKSRSLGNLPNNLKGSEHKDKNALRHRGYGGSTSTSRTPDPNPWKTARVIPYQGPRAPMPPSGTLKVVPYPFTTTPEPRKRGPTLILETSIVTSVTPTNTSAMPQWFHSNETDEQSVPLLTQKLEHVDTPEYYDQFDTLPPNESDNLNDLSFLPKLSNISNLTLSQLEDGNLTLNDFLAWEQEVASGVGESLQFLPELAFNVSVPPVTVIVDQTPFHVSGDDWSGLANSNISIVPVVINAGRNHTDLTQPLELGGRSNLTKQFEDDSLFPKSSEDNIVLPISVPSSGNATQ